One genomic window of Ottowia oryzae includes the following:
- the pdxA gene encoding 4-hydroxythreonine-4-phosphate dehydrogenase PdxA gives MPSHAPLPLAITLGDPAGIGPEIIAKAFRDQPEALRGCFVAGDVASVRRGAQCVQPPDVQVGLPVAEIDAPAGALTAPPGCIPVLQVVPAQALVPLGQVSAQAGRIAGDCVTWAARAALRGEVAAIVTAPLHKEALAAAGAPYDQYPGHTELLQAEAAAHLGRAVADVPVRMMLANDELRTVLASIHMSLRDAIESVTARNILQTLRIGHQSVGAALRKAPRIAVAGLNPHAGEGGLFGREEIEHIAPAIAQARAEGIDAHGPFAPDTVFMRARHTPQRAGEFDVVVAMYHDQGLIPVKYLGVEQGVNVTLGLPFVRTSPDHGTAFDIAGRGIASADSLLSAVRMARALSQ, from the coding sequence ATGCCATCCCACGCACCCTTGCCGCTGGCCATCACGCTGGGCGATCCGGCCGGTATCGGGCCGGAAATCATCGCCAAGGCCTTTCGCGATCAACCCGAGGCGCTGCGCGGCTGCTTTGTGGCCGGCGACGTGGCCAGCGTGCGGCGCGGCGCGCAGTGCGTTCAGCCGCCCGATGTGCAAGTCGGCCTGCCCGTGGCCGAAATCGACGCGCCCGCCGGGGCGTTGACGGCGCCGCCGGGGTGTATTCCGGTGCTGCAGGTGGTGCCCGCGCAGGCGCTGGTGCCGTTGGGTCAGGTCAGCGCACAGGCCGGGCGCATCGCGGGCGACTGCGTCACGTGGGCCGCGCGGGCCGCGTTGCGCGGCGAGGTGGCGGCCATCGTCACGGCGCCCTTGCACAAGGAGGCGCTGGCCGCTGCCGGCGCGCCTTACGACCAATATCCGGGCCACACCGAATTGCTGCAGGCCGAAGCCGCCGCGCACCTGGGCCGCGCGGTGGCCGATGTGCCGGTGCGCATGATGCTGGCGAACGACGAGCTGCGCACCGTGCTGGCCAGCATCCACATGTCTTTGCGCGACGCCATTGAAAGTGTGACGGCGCGCAACATCCTTCAAACGCTGCGAATCGGCCACCAAAGTGTTGGTGCGGCGCTACGAAAGGCGCCGCGCATCGCCGTGGCGGGCCTCAACCCCCATGCGGGTGAGGGCGGGCTGTTTGGGCGCGAGGAGATCGAGCACATCGCTCCCGCTATCGCCCAGGCGCGCGCCGAAGGCATCGACGCGCACGGCCCCTTTGCGCCCGACACGGTCTTCATGCGTGCGCGCCACACGCCGCAGCGCGCGGGCGAGTTTGACGTGGTGGTGGCGATGTACCACGACCAGGGCCTGATCCCGGTGAAGTACCTGGGTGTGGAGCAGGGCGTGAACGTCACGCTGGGCCTGCCCTTCGTGCGCACCAGCCCGGATCACGGCACCGCGTTTGACATCGCCGGCCGCGGCATCGCGAGCGCCGACAGTCTGCTGTCGGCCGTGCGCATGGCGCGGGCACTTTCGCAATGA